The genomic interval CCGACGAAGTTCGGATCGCATGGGGCGGTATCCGGGCAGCCTTGGCCGAGGGCGATGTCATAGCGCCATGCGCTGGGCCAGGTGTGTGTGACCAGGCCCTGCTCCTTCTGCAGCATGACGATCAGCACCTGGGGGTTGATGTTGCACGCCTGCGACACCCGGTAGATGATCCGTGCCGCACTCTCGTTCTTCGCTCCGGTGTAGCCCTTGCAGTACTTGTCGGCGGGCATCGTCACGGAGTTGATCCGGAAGTCCTTCAGACAGACGATCGGACCGTACTTGTCGCTGCCGCCGCGGCAGGTCTTCACCTTCGAGGTGAAGAAGGACTGGATCTGGGCCTCGGTCATCGTTGTCTTGTTGGTGAAGACCGCGTCGCTGATGAGATTGCCGGCGTCGAAGCCGGCCAGCGAGGTCTTGACCGGACCACCACTGACTCCTGCCGCCGCGGGAGCGACAGGCACGGATATCGCTGTCGCCGGCACCGCAGTACCGAGCACAAGGCCGACGACGGCGAGCAGCGTCACCCCCCAACGGGTTGCTGCGGACACGCGTCTGGAACGGACTCCACCCCAAGTCATGTGACTAGTGTGACGGAAGTTGCCGGATGATGCCACCCGACCGGTATATCGGCCGCCTTTCGACGGCGTTTCGCCACGGCTCGCAGGCGGCTCGCAGAAGGTTCGCAGACAGCATGCAGTCTGCCGTCAGAGCTCGGCGTGCAGCGCCCAGACCCGCTCGGCCGAGCTCGCCCACGAGAACGCGCGGGCGCGATCGGCTGCCAGCACGCGCAGACGCCGTTCGCCAGCGTGCAGAGCATCGTCGACGGCATCCGAGATCTCATCGGACGCGACCACCGCTCCCCCGTCGGCGATGACATCCAGGTGCACGCCGGAGTCGACCGCGACCAGCGGCACTCCCAGCGACATCGCCTCGACGGCGCGCCACGGCCAGGCCGTCGACTCAGATGTCGCGATCAGTGCCGCAGCGCCGCCGAGCACAGCCGCCCGTTCGGCGTTTCCGAGGGCACCGCGGATGTGCGCCCTGCGCTCCGGCAGGCCCGCCGCTGATGCGGCATCCACCAACAGCGGCTCCGTGCCGTCTGGTGCATCAAGCACGACCATGTCGATGTCAGCCGCCGCCACAGCGCGAAAGGCCACCGCCATCGACTTCGCATCCCCTGTCACGACGACGTAGCGCTCAGGGAGCTGCAGATCCGCGCGACGCTGCTCAGCATCCGCCGGCACTGCGAAACCAGTCGGAGCCGCCCCGGCGATCACGCGGATCCGATCGCCGAGACGCACCAGATCGCTCAGTCGCGCTGCCATGGCATGCGAGGGGACGACGACAGCATCCGCGTGCTTCACGGCGCGCTTGAGCATCGCGCGCTGCCAGGCGACGGCGGACTTCGACAGCGAGCCCGGATTCTCCCACGCGTCGAGATCCCACAGCGTGATGGTCGTCTGATCGTTGTCGTGCACGCGATCATGGCGCACGAGCGGCGCCATCAGACTGGGCGCGTGGATGAGCCCGCCGCCGACTCCGGCGGCGATTCCCAACTGCCACGCTCCGGCGAGTTCACGTCGCCCGAGCGGCAGGGTGCGCACGTCCTGAACGCCATGCAGCTGCAGATCTGTCCCACTGGGAACGATCGCCGAGACGACGCATCCGCGGGGCGCGGTCTGCACGAGGCCGGCGGCCAGCGCGAGCCCCGCCCGTGCCTGATCGGCGTCGACGACATGCACCGCCTGATCGAGGACGATCCGCAACTGCACACTCATGACGTCATGCTATCCGCGGCCTGCTGGGAGAACCCGAGGCGCGGCCGTCGACCCGCTTGGCCCATTCACGAACGGAGATCGGCGCGAGCGCTCACGGCGCCGGCGTCTCGGTCTTCGGCGGGTGCAGCGCCTCCTGCATCATCTCGTGGACGTGATCGAAGTCGACCTCGCCCTCCTGGAACCCGTTGTCCGGAGTCAGCTCGATCTCGGTGACCTTCTGCTCCTTGGCCTTCATCACCAGGTCGAAGAACTCCGGCAGCTTGTCCTGCGGCAGGTCGGTCTGCACGAGCTCCGTTCCCGCTGCGGCGATCTCGTTGAAGCGGGTCACGACGTTCTGCGGCGTGAACTGGTTGAGGATCGCGACCTGCAGCTCGCGCTGGCGCTTCATGCGGTCGAAGTCGTCGGTGGTGTAGCGGGAGCGGGCGTACCACTGGGCGGTGTCGCCGTCCATGACCTGCGTGCCCGTTTCGATCCAGCCGGTCGCCCAGTCCTTGGCGGGCTGGTTGGGGTACGCGGGTCCGCCACCCTCGGGCAGCCTCTCCTTCACGGTGATCTCCACCCCGCCGAGCGCGTCGATCATCGCGGCGAAGGCGTCCATGTCGACGAACACGTAGTAAGGGATCTCGATGCCGAGGATCCCCTCTGCGGCGTCCTTGGTGGCTTCGATCTCGGGGGTGGAGCCGTGCTCCGCCGCGTCCGGGTACAGGCCGACGCCGTCGTCCTCACGACACACCTGCACGGCGTTCGTGAGCTGGTTGACGCCGGGTCCCCAGCCGCACTGCTGGTCGTCGTGTCCCTCGAAGTAGTTGCGGTAGTCGAACCCGACGAGGTCTGGATCGCGCATCGGGCTGTCCTCTGCGAACGGGAAGCTGCGCATGTCGCGCGGGATGCCGGTGATCGTCACTGCCCCGGTGTCGGCGTTGACCGAGACGACCGAGATGCTGTCGAACCGCATCGAGTCACGGCCGTCGCCGCTGTCGGCACCGAGCAGCAGGATGTTGTAGTAGCCGTCGCTGGGCGGCAGGCTGGGCCCGCTGTTGCCGAACAGCGTCGTCAGCGCGCCACGGCTGGACGCGGCGACCGTCGAGGCGTAGACCGCCCCAGAGCCAACCAGGGCGAGGATGAGGATGGATGCCACGGGCAGGGCCCACCGTGAGAATGTCGGCACCTTCACCAGCTTCACCTGTCGCAGCGTGTCGATGGTCAGCACGACCCACAGCACGACGTACGCCAGCAGCAGCACCTGCACAAGGGTCAGCACGATCCACGACAGCGGTCCGGTCATCAGCCAGACCAGCGCGGGCCTGGCGAACAGCGCCAGACCGGCGAACACGATCAGCGCCAGCCACCCGAACAGCGTGGCGCCGATTCCGAAACGGCCGAGTCTGCGGTTGCCCGCGAGCACCTGCGCCGAACCGGGGATCAGCACGTTGAGGACGACCAGCCACCAGCCGCGCCTGCCCATCAGGCCCGGATCGGTGGCATCCGGATTGCGCAGCGGACGCGTCTCGATCAGCGGGCGCCCGCCTCGTTCGGAGGCGCGCGGAGCCGCCAGAGTCACAGCGAGTCCTTCAACCGCTGGTTCTTCTGCTCCACCTGGCCCTCGAGGTCGCGCGCGTACGCCTCGACCCGGTCGCCGAGAGCGGCGTCGGAGGTGCCGAGGATCCGCGCGGCGAGGATGCCCGCGTTGCGCGCGCCGCCGATCGACACGGTCGCCACCGGGATGCCGGCGGGCATCTGCACGATCGAGAGCAGCGAGTCCATCCCGTCGAGGTAGGCCAGCGGCACAGGCACCCCGACGACCGGCAGCGCGGTCAGCGATGCCAGCATGCCCGGCAGGTGGGCGGCTCCCCCGGCACCGGCGATGATGACGCGGATGCCACGGCCGCGCGCTTCACGTCCGTAGCTCACCAGCTTCTCGACGGTGCGATGCGCCGAGACGACCTCGACCTCATGCGGGATGCCGAAGTCGGTGAGCGCCTGGGAGGCGTCACTCATCACGCGCCAGTCGGAGTCGGAACCCATCACGACGCCGACCAGGGGCGAGCTCGAGGAATGCAGTGGCTCAGTCACCATGACAGGCTACGGCGCGCCGCTGGGAGAACGTCGCAGCGGCACGCAACAGACCTGGTTCGATCGCGCGCAGTGTCAGTTGAAGTGCGCGGCTGCCGCCCTGGCCGTGTACACGACGTCGTCGAGGTCTTCGCCTGTCACGTTGACGTGTCCGACCTTGCGCCCTGGGCGCGGCGCCTTGCCGTACGTGTGGATCTTCGCCTCGGGATGCTCGGCCATGGCCGGCGCGAAGCGCTCTGCGAGCGTGCCCTCAGCCGGGCCGCCGAGGATGTTCACCATCACGGTCCACGACTCCCTGGGCTCGGTGCGGCCGAGTGGCAGGTCGGCGACGGCACGCAGATGCTGTTCGAACTGTCCGGTGACCGCGCCGTCCTGGCTCCAATGGCCGCTGTTGTGCGGGCGCATCGCCAGTTCATTGACGAGAATGCGCTCGTCGTCGGTTTCGAACAGCTCGACAGCCAGCATCCCCGTCGCGCCGATGCCTTCCGCGATCTGCCG from Microbacterium sp. H1-D42 carries:
- a CDS encoding glycosyltransferase codes for the protein MSVQLRIVLDQAVHVVDADQARAGLALAAGLVQTAPRGCVVSAIVPSGTDLQLHGVQDVRTLPLGRRELAGAWQLGIAAGVGGGLIHAPSLMAPLVRHDRVHDNDQTTITLWDLDAWENPGSLSKSAVAWQRAMLKRAVKHADAVVVPSHAMAARLSDLVRLGDRIRVIAGAAPTGFAVPADAEQRRADLQLPERYVVVTGDAKSMAVAFRAVAAADIDMVVLDAPDGTEPLLVDAASAAGLPERRAHIRGALGNAERAAVLGGAAALIATSESTAWPWRAVEAMSLGVPLVAVDSGVHLDVIADGGAVVASDEISDAVDDALHAGERRLRVLAADRARAFSWASSAERVWALHAEL
- a CDS encoding LCP family protein gives rise to the protein MTLAAPRASERGGRPLIETRPLRNPDATDPGLMGRRGWWLVVLNVLIPGSAQVLAGNRRLGRFGIGATLFGWLALIVFAGLALFARPALVWLMTGPLSWIVLTLVQVLLLAYVVLWVVLTIDTLRQVKLVKVPTFSRWALPVASILILALVGSGAVYASTVAASSRGALTTLFGNSGPSLPPSDGYYNILLLGADSGDGRDSMRFDSISVVSVNADTGAVTITGIPRDMRSFPFAEDSPMRDPDLVGFDYRNYFEGHDDQQCGWGPGVNQLTNAVQVCREDDGVGLYPDAAEHGSTPEIEATKDAAEGILGIEIPYYVFVDMDAFAAMIDALGGVEITVKERLPEGGGPAYPNQPAKDWATGWIETGTQVMDGDTAQWYARSRYTTDDFDRMKRQRELQVAILNQFTPQNVVTRFNEIAAAGTELVQTDLPQDKLPEFFDLVMKAKEQKVTEIELTPDNGFQEGEVDFDHVHEMMQEALHPPKTETPAP
- the purE gene encoding 5-(carboxyamino)imidazole ribonucleotide mutase — translated: MGSDSDWRVMSDASQALTDFGIPHEVEVVSAHRTVEKLVSYGREARGRGIRVIIAGAGGAAHLPGMLASLTALPVVGVPVPLAYLDGMDSLLSIVQMPAGIPVATVSIGGARNAGILAARILGTSDAALGDRVEAYARDLEGQVEQKNQRLKDSL